The following proteins are encoded in a genomic region of Oryza brachyantha chromosome 11, ObraRS2, whole genome shotgun sequence:
- the LOC102707721 gene encoding pentatricopeptide repeat-containing protein At4g18520, chloroplastic has protein sequence MLFFCPASPPPPVQIAFPLPPLRTNSFPGERGSRKPEHQRLRAQSSLPAERRSPLRARSHSGGGYGFVERVPFGDSSGSAAAPCLPDAEALASWLRSSSGAGGVRRVHAVAVRSLDCLGTFVANNLISAYAKFDEVLDARKVFDEMPERSVVSWTAMMNAYLKLGHYGEVVRLFFDMVGSGLQGNSLTFVCLLKSCGERCDAKLGQQVHCCIVKGGWSNVIVDSAVAHFYAQCGNVASASAIFDKMASRDVISWTTMITAYVQHGHGDQALRMFSEMVSEGFRPNEFTVCSVLKACAEEKTVRFGKQLHCAVVKKMYKNDIHVGSALVTMYARCGEIFDAQTVFDMMPRRNTITWTSMISGYAQSGHGEKAILLFRKMKMRRVFVNNLTIVGLLSACGSLQSLYLGKELHAQIIKNSMQDNLQIGSTLVWFYCKCGVYSYAAIILEAMPDRDAISWTALISGYNNLGHNVEALKSLDDMLWDGVKPNTYTYSSALKACAKLEALQYGRKIHGFVNKTQDFSNVFVGSSLIDMYMRCGKVDEARRVFDAMPEHNLVTWKVIITGFAQNGLCEEALKYMYLMQREGHEVDDFVLSTVLTSCGDLQWKSISFSGSLAGSVSARN, from the coding sequence ATGCTATTCTTCTGCCCTGCTTCTCCTCCCCCACCAGTACAGATTGCCTTCCCGCTCCCGCCGTTGCGTACGAACAGCTTCCCCGGCGAGCGCGGGAGCAGGAAGCCGGAGCACCAACGCCTCCGCGCGCAATCTTCCCTGCCAGCCGAGAGACGGTCCCCCCTGCGAGCACGGAGCCACTCAGGAGGTGGCTATGGGTTTGTGGAGCGAGTGCCCTTTGGGGATTCGTCGGgctcggcagcggcgccgtGCCTCCCGGACGCCGAGGCGCTCGCGTCCTGGCTGCGTTCCAgcagcggcgcgggcggcgtccggcgagtGCACGCGGTTGCTGTCCGGTCCCTCGATTGCCTGGGGACGTTCGTGGCCAACAACTTGATCAGCGCGTATGCCAAGTTCGACGAGGTTTTGGATGCGAGGAAGGTGTTCGATGAAATGCCGGAGAGGAGTGTTGTCTCGTGGACAGCGATGATGAATGCGTATCTGAAATTGGGCCACTACGGCGAGGTTGTGAGGCTTTTCTTTGATATGGTGGGGAGCGGGTTGCAAGGTAACAGCTTGACTTTTGTTTGCTTGTTGAAATCCTGTGGCGAGCGTTGCGATGCTAAGCTAGGGCAGCAGGTCCACTGTTGTATTGTCAAAGGTGGGTGGAGCAATGTGATTGTGGACAGTGCTGTTGCGCATTTCTATGCTCAGTGTGGTAATGTTGCTAGTGCTTCAGCTATATTTGATAAGATGGCCTCTCGCGATGTCATCTCATGGACAACAATGATCACAGCTTATGTGCAGCATGGGCATGGGGACCAAGCTCTTAGGATGTTTTCAGAAATGGTGTCGGAAGGATTTCGCCCCAATGAGTTCACCGTCTGCAGTGTCCTCAAGGCTTGTGCAGAAGAGAAAACTGTGAGGTTTGGGAAGCAGCTGCATTGTGCTGTTGTGAAGAAAATGTACAAAAATGATATCCATGTCGGCAGTGCCCTTGTCACCATGTATGCCAGATGTGGTGAAATTTTTGATGCTCAGACAGTATTTGATATGATGCCACGAAGAAACACTATTACATGGACTTCTATGATCTCTGGCTATGCACAAAGTGGCCATGGTGAAAAGGCTATCTTGTTGTTCAGAAAGATGAAGATGCGTCGAGTGTTTGTTAATAACCTCACCATTGTTGGTCTCCTTAGTGCCTGTGGCTCCTTACAATCACTGTATCTTGGAAAGGAATTGCATGCTCAGATAATAAAGAATTCTATGCAAGACAATCTCCAAATTGGGAGTACACTTGTTTGGTTCTACTGTAAATGTGGAGTGTACTCATATGCTGCAATAATTCTTGAAGCGATGCCTGACCGTGATGCCATCTCATGGACAGCTCTGATTTCTGGATACAATAATCTTGGTCATAATGTTGAAGCACTTAAATCATTAGATGATATGTTATGGGATGGTGTAAAACCAAACACCTACACTTACTCCTCAGCTCTGAAAGCTTGTGCGAAATTGGAGGCACTGCAATATGGAAGGAAGATCCACGGCTTTGTTAACAAGACTCAAGATTTCTCCAATGTGTTTGTGGGAAGCTCACTTATTGATATGTACATGAGGTGTGGTAAAGTCGATGAAGCCCGAAGAGTCTTTGACGCGATGCCAGAACACAACTTGGTAACATGGAAAGTGATTATTACAGGATTTGCTCAGAATGGCCTATGTGAAGAAGCTTTGAAGTACATGTACCTAATGCAGCGAGAAGGGCATGAAGTTGATGACTTTGTGCTTTCAACAGTTCTGACGTCATGTGGAGATCTTCAGTGGAAATCCATCTCCTTCTCTGGCTCACTTGCTGGTTCAGTTTCAGCTAGGAATTAA
- the LOC102707163 gene encoding histone deacetylase 19-like codes for MDTGGNSLPSPSCADDKKRRVSYYYDPGIAHVKFSDDHVMVPARVAMAHSLVGAHGMLGDMRRLRTRPATEAEIRRFHSSEYVGLLRELTPEGYADDGPLQKKARRHGVGDDCPAFDRLWEYCRSYAGGSLAAARALVGGDSDIAINWSGGMHHACQDMASGFCYVNDIVLAVNELLGRFQRVIYVDIDAHHGDGVEKAFAESNRVMTLSFHRYGIRNGQAFFPGTGAVGDGDSYRVNVPLDYGVRDEGYHAMFKPIVTKAMEVFRPEAIVLQCGADSLSGDRLGGMELSVRGHGECVSFLRGFNLPLLLLGGGGYTINHVASTWCYETAVALGKERELPDEIPRHGYEDFYLNQGYKLHYKIPPAPAKKKCRNAAPGTMQQVLERLSGLELAPSVQFHERRSSSAAAAGDDLYYEHPPSLEDEDSAQRLHRLIMDKSRARTLDGTPDP; via the coding sequence ATGGACACCGGCGGCAactcgctgccgtcgccgtcgtgcgccGACGACAAGAAGCGGCGGGTCAGCTACTACTACGACCCGGGCATCGCCCACGTCAAGTTCAGCGACGACCATGTGATGGtgcccgcccgcgtcgccatgGCGCACAGCCTCGTCGGCGCCCACGGCATGCTCGGCGACATGCGCCGCCTCCGCACGAGGCCCGCCACGGAGGCGGAGATCCGCCGCTTCCACTCGTCGGAGTAcgtcggcctcctccgcgAGCTCACCCCGGAGGGCTACGCCGACGACGGCCCGCTCCAGAAGAAGGCCAGGCgccacggcgtcggcgacgactgCCCGGCGTTCGACCGCCTCTGGGAGTACTGCCGCAGCTACGCAGGCGGgtcgctcgccgcggcgcgcgcgctcgtcggcggcgactcggacATCGCCATCAACTGGTCCGGCGGCATGCACCACGCGTGCCAGGACATGGCCAGCGGCTTCTGCTACGTTAACGACATCGTGCTCGCCGTCAACGAGCTCCTCGGCCGCTTCCAGCGCGTGATCTACGTCGACATCGACGCgcaccacggcgacggcgtggagaAGGCCTTCGCGGAGTCCAACCGGGTCATGACGCTGTCGTTCCATCGCTACGGGATCCGGAACGGCCAAGCGTTCTTCCCGGGcaccggcgccgtcggcgacggcgacagctACCGCGTCAACGTGCCGCTGGACTACGGCGTCCGCGACGAAGGCTACCACGCGATGTTCAAGCCGATCGTCACCAAGGCCATGGAGGTGTTCCGGCCGGAAGCCATCGTGCTGCAGTGCGGCGCCGACTCGCTGTCCGGCGACCGGCTCGGTGGCATGGAGCTGTCGGTGCGTGGCCACGGGGAGTGCGTCAGCTTCCTCCGGGGGTTCAacctgccgctgctgctcctcggcggcggcggctataCCATCAACCACGTCGCCTCCACGTGGTGCTACGAGACGGCGGTCGCCCTCGGCAAGGAGAGGGAGCTCCCCGACGAGATACCCCGTCACGGCTACGAGGACTTCTACCTGAACCAGGGGTACAAGCTCCATTACAAGAtaccaccggcgccggcgaagaaGAAGTGCAGAAACGCGGCGCCGGGAACGATGCAGCAGGTCCTCGAGCGCCTCTCCGGCCTCGAGCTCGCGCCGAGCGTGCAGTTCCACGAGcgacgcagcagcagcgccgccgccgccggcgacgacctctACTACGAGCATCCTCCGAGCCTGGAAGACGAGGATTCCGCGCAGAGGCTGCACCGCCTCATCATGGACAAGTCTAGGGCACGCACATTGGACGGCACCCCCGACCCCTAG
- the LOC102707441 gene encoding MEIOTIC F-BOX protein MOF-like, with product MPQPRGGDDRLGALPDEALQHVLSFLPLPEAVRASALARRWRHLWRSMPVLRITGEGRVLNRRGVRRLNRFVNHLLLLRDRSARLDACEIKLGTFRSQDDPLINLWIRHALLCQARLLQVHLSVDNNSFELEGLSLVSRYLTRLELCNVVLNNCFLNYSTCPALEELVMRSCHIESGRILSESLKRLSAVGCVFSSYPRTRISLPSLVALELTALWGSTPVLESMPSLLTGSIKLTDCDDQCGKEEFGGSCDYNVCDNCGGNEASTGHCVVLEGLLEAESLELIAIPRVFIFRRDLMWCPTFGKLKTLLLSEWCVANDLVALICFLQHTPVLEKFTLQLCETPVNWMEKEGGYNPTENPFASEQLKVVEVKCEKFDLRVHKIIMIFSTYSLNIEQIYVQRSVRHSEEPTDDSGAGPYLFQTPQVSPLENARLNSTIDQLLAQEELLAQRQKQQQALSQFQWWRRILCEIRAQLSEYSAPPLSHRAPQADLYPEDMSGNVMFRVFYGDGFVQYCDSGVDLTNFQYVDSSLNSSELVMFYDVLGWLHHLLGINPAERLVVKAVWPVRGETGWKWDLLEVKSNLIWMKFVATELSRGYGRGLLVQKRTADLTPGVSGDMARVGISYQPTATDYDTLHRRHYLHMISTTPMESLCEPSPPDTENEQFLCS from the exons ATGCCGCAGCCGCGGGGCGGAGACGATCGGCTCGGCGCCCTCCCGGACGAAGCCTTGCAGCACGTGCTGTCCTTCTTGCCGCTGCCGGAGGCCGTGCGGGCCAGCGCGCTCGCGAGGCGCTGGCGCCACCTGTGGAGGTCCATGCCCGTCCTGCGCATCACCGGCGAGGGGAGGGTGCTCAACCGGCGTGGCGTCAGGCGGCTGAACAGGTTTGTGAACCACCTGTTGCTCCTCCGTGACCGCAGCGCGCGCCTGGATGCGTGTGAGATAAAACTCGGTACTTTCCGGAGCCAGGACGATCCACTTATCAACCTGTGGATTCGCCATGCGCTGCTGTGCCAAGCTCGACTCCTACAGGTTCATCTAAGCGTGGATAACAACAGCTTTGAACTGGAAGGCCTGTCTCTTGTCTCCAGGTATTTGACAAGGTTGGAGCTTTGCAATGTGGTGCTGAATAACTGCTTCCTCAATTATTCGACCTGCCCGGCACTGGAGGAACTAGTGATGAGGAGTTGCCATATTGAATCTGGCAGAATCTTGTCTGAATCCCTCAAACGGCTGTCCGCAGTTGGCTGCGTATTTTCTTCCTATCCTCGGACTCGAATTTCACTCCCAAGTCTTGTTGCGCTGGAGTTAACTGCACTTTGGGGGAGTACCCCTGTTCTGGAAAGTATGCCATCATTGTTAACAGGATCTATAAAACTCACTGACTGTGATGATCAGTGTGGTAAAGAAGAATTTGGGGGTTCATGTGATTATAACGTTTGTGACAATTGTGGTGGTAATGAGGCCAGCACCGGACATTGTGTGGTACTTGAGGGATTGTTAGAGGCAGAAAGCTTGGAGTTGATTGCCATTCCTAGAGTG TTCATATTTAGAAGGGATTTGATGTGGTGCCCAACATTTGGTAAGTTGAAGACGTTGTTACTCAGTGAGTGGTGTGTGGCAAATGATCTTGTTGCACTGATATGCTTTCTGCAACATACACCTGTTCTAGAGAAGTTCACTCTCCAACTTTGCGAG ACACCTGTGAATTGGATGGAAAAGGAAGGGGGTTACAACCCAACAGAAAATCCGTTTGCATCTGAGCAACTTAAGGTAGTTGAAGTCAAGTGTGAAAAGTTTGATCTGAGAgttcacaaaattataatgatctTCAGTACATATAGCTTAAATATTGAGCAAATCTATGTCCAACGAAGTGTGAGACATTCTGAAG AGCCTACGGATGATTCAGGAGCTGGACCTTATCTATTTCAGACTCCACAAGTCTCCCCCCTGGAGAATGCTCGATTGAATAGTACAATTGATCAACTGTTAGCTCAGGAGGAGTTATTAGCACAGAGACAGAAACAGCAGCAGGCCTTATCTCAGTTTCAGTGGTGGCGACGGATCCTCTGTGAGATCAGAGCCCAGCTTTCAGAATATTCTGCTCCTCCCCTTTCTCATAGGGCTCCACAAGCTGATCTTTATCCTGAAG ACATGTCAGGTAATGTGATGTTCAGGGTTTTCTACGGCGATGGATTTGTGCAATATTGTGACAGCGGGGTTGATTTAACCAACTTCCAGTATGTTGATTCCAGTTTGAATTCATCGGAGCTAGTGATGTTCTATGATGTGCTAGGATGGTTACATCATCTGTTGGGTATTAATCCTGCGGAACGACTAGTCGTGAAAGCTGTGTGGCCTGTTAGGGGTGAGACAGGATGGAAGTGGGATTTATTGGAGGTGAAATCTAACCTGATATGGATGAAGTTTGTTGCCACCGAGTTGTCCAGAGGGTATGGCCGCGGGTTGCTTGTACAAAAGAGAACGGCTGATTTAACACCAGGTGTGTCTGGTGATATGGCTAGAGTGGGGATCTCCTACCAGCCAACTGCAACAGACTATGACACGTTGCACAGACGACACTACTTGCACATGATTT CAACCACGCCGATGGAATCACTGTGTGAGCCATCTCCCCCAGACACAGAAAATGAGCAATTTCTTTGCAGCTGA